The nucleotide window CGAAAAACACCAGATAGACGGCGAACGCAACGGCGACAAAAGCAGCCAGCAGCCGGGCAGCGCCGAGGTCGAACTCGATGTACGGGAAGATATCCAGCTGGTCGGCTATGGCATAGACCATCAGGAAGGACGTGACGGAGTACACGGTTTTAACCTGCCAGTCATTCCGGATTCCGGTCGCGGCAAAGAGCGGGAGCAGCCAGACGACATACCAAGCCTGGATCATCGGGGCGAGAAACACGACGGCGGCCAGGGCTAGAGCCAGCCTGCGGACTATCCGGTCATGTTTGCCACGGAACATCAGATAGAGCACGACGCCGATCGACGCCACCGTGCCAGCCTTATGTACCAGCCAGGTGATCAATTCGCCGTCGAACGAGAACGCTCCTCCTATACCGCCGAGGACGGCGCCCAGCAGCCCGATCGGCGCGTACCAGATCCAGACGCTGCCAGGAGTACTCAAGGCTCCTACCCAGCCGAATCCAAAGCCGTTCATCAGACCGAGGATGCCCAATAAACCAAACGATAATCCGGCGGTAAGCGCCCAGAATCCGAATTTCCGGCCCCAGCTCGCCCCGCGCCCGGCCCAGAGAAGTCCGATGAAGGGCAAGAAGATGATGGTAATCGGTTTGATGCCGATGGAGAGCGTGACCAGCAGAACGCCCAGCAGCGGCTTCTTGGTCGCTGCCAGGTACAGCCCGCCCAAGGCCAGGCCCAGCATCAACGCGTCATTGTGGATGCTGGCGATGAACGTCGTCAGGAACAGCGGATTCGCGCAGGCGAGCCACAATGCACGGTTGGGGTTGATGCCGTGCAGCTCGGCCAGTTTCGGACCGTAGTAGATGCACATTGCGGCCCCCGCCAGTGCGATGATGCGGAAGAAAATGATGGAGTATTCCGGGTGGCCGCCTGTCAGCCAGACGACGAATTCTTCCATCCACAAGAAGATGGGTCCGTACGGCGTCGGACTTCTGGCCCAGAGATCGTCGGCACCTGTCTGCAGATAGTTCGAAAGCTGGTCATACCCGTCAACGTACGGATTGAGGTTATTGACCATGACTTTGCCCTGGGCAATGTAGGCGTAGACATCGCGGCTGAAGAGCGGGATGCTCAGGGCAAGCGGGGCGCCCCAGGCAGCTATCGCCGTATAAGTGGCTTTGCGCGCTTCGGCCCCCCAGACGGTGAACTGCTGCCCCAGCCGCAGCCAGGAGCGGATCATCAACATGCCGCCCAGGGCGAGGAGGACAACCGAGACGACGACGCCTTCCGGTTCAATCCGCAGCCAGATCAACAGCGGCCATCGCCGCAGGTCCGATACTGATGCCAGCCATCCCACTCCCAGCGAGCCAAAAAACATCATGAAGGAACCAACGGTCCCCTCGATAATGCTCTTCGCCGAACGCCCCGGGCCCTCTTCGCCTCCGGCAGGCGTGGAGGGATCAGTCGCGGGCATGTTGGCGGTCATCTAAATGCGGTCCAATCAATCTGGGGGTGTACGTCGTTCGCAGCCTGTGGCTTGGCCGCGGGTGCCGTGGAGAATGCACGCCTCAGAACGGTCAGGCGAATGGGTGCAGCCCGGCTGGCTCGCCGGGGCACTTGTTGTGGATTTTAGCACCGTGGACCGGACGTTTTGTCGGAGGATCCGCGGTGGCCGCTTGGTTCACCGGGCATGGGCCGTTGCCGACGCGGTACATTTGAGCGGTGCCTATCTCTAATGAACATATTGTCTGGATCGATTGCGAAATGACCGGACTGGACCTCGAGGCAGATGCGCTCATCGAGGTGGCAGTGCTGGTCACCGACTCGGAGCTGAACGTGCTCGGGGAAGGTGTGGACGTGGTCATCAAGCCCTCCGATGAGTCCGTTACCCAGATGAATGACTTTGTCCGGGAAATGCACACCACTTCCAAGCTGCTCGATGAACTGCCGCACGGCATGACCATGACTGAGGCGGAAGACAAGGTCATGGAGTACATCACCGCTTGGGTTCCCGAGCCCCGCAAGGCACAGCTCGCCGGGAACTCGGTGGGCACCGACCGCAACTTCCTGGCCAGGGACATGCCGAAGGTCATCGACTTCCTCCACTACCGGATTATCGACGTCTCGACGATCAAGGAACTGTCGCGCCGGTGGTTCACGCGCGCATACTTCCAGTCCCCGGCCAAGAGCGGCGGGCACCGGGCCCTCGGAGACATCAAGGACTCGATCAATGAGCTGCGCTACTACCGCCAGGCAGTCTTCGTCCCCTCCCCCGGCCCCGACTCGGCCACTGCCAAGAAGATCGCTGCCGAGATCACCCAATCTGCTGTGCTCTGACACCGCCCCTGCGATGTTAGCTGCACCACATTTTGCTCGATTCGGGCCAAAATGGCGGGAGGCGGTCAAAAGCACCCCGAAAAGCATGTAGACTTATCTGCGTTGCCTTTTGTGGTTGAAGACCGGCAGGAACCGCTAGAGTGGGATCTGCCGGGAGGAACAAAGAGGCATATGGTGGGTATAGCTCAGCTGGCAGAGCGCCTGGTTGTGGTCCAGGAGGTCGCGGGTTCAATCCCCGTTACTCACCCCGAATGAGGCTGGTGGCTTACACCGGTAGCTTCACAAGAAAGCCGCCTTGGAGATGATCCAGGCGGCTTTCTTCATGTTCAGCCGGTCAAGCCCGGCACTCAGCGGACACGATGCTGAGCCGAGTAACAGCTTGAGGAGAAGACGGTTATGGAGCGCGATCTCTACGAAGTAGATCATGAGATGTTTCGCGAAGTAGCCGTTGAGCTCAATTCGCGCGACGTCGCGCCGCACCACCAGCAGTGGGGCCACCTGCTACCGACCGTTGCCGGCAATTGCACGGCGGTTACGGCTACATCCCGGAATATTCTGTCGCCCAGGCCTACCTGGCCGCACGCCTGCTCCCGATCTTCGGCGGCAGCAGTGAGGCCATGCGCGATGCCGTTGGCCCGGATCGCCAACTAGCATTTCGAGCTTTCGCACTGAGGAGAAGCATGCCCGTCCGTCCAGTCACCATCACCGGTGAACCCGTCCTGCACCGCCGCGCCGCCGCCGTCACCGAGTTCGACGACGACCTCCGCGACCTCGTCGAGGATATGTACGAGACGATGGATGCGGCCCACGGGGTGGGACTGGCCGCGCCGCAGATCGGTGTCGGCCTGCGCCTGTTCACCTACGAATTCGCTAACGACGACGGTGTACCGGCGCGCGGCGTGGTGATCAATCCTTCGCTGACTCTCTCGAAGATATCCGGCGCCGACCCGGACCCCGAGGAGGAAATCGAAGGCTGCCTGTCTGTGCCGGGACTGAGCTACCCGCTCAAGCGTGCTGAATGGGCCAGAGTCCAGGGTTTCGACGTCGACGGACAGCCGATGGACTTCGAAGCCACCGGCTGGTTCGCCCGCGTCATGCAGCATGAATACGACCATCTTGACGGCAAGCTGTACATCGATCGGCTCAATGATCGGTGGGGCCGGCGCGCACGCAAGCACATAAAGAATGAGGGCTGGGCCAAAGAAGGACTAACCTGGATGCCGGGTGTGGACCCGGATCCATTCGGACACTAATTCCAGTCAGGAGTCCGTCAATCCCGACCGATGCTCCTTCTCGCACCGCAGATAGTCTTCCTCGGCGATGTCCTTCAGCCGGGTCAACTCGTCAACGCGCTTCTGCTGGACGTCTCCCCGTGCGAAGGCAGACTGCGCTTCCTTGAGCAAGCGCTGCGCCTCCTTGTAGTTGGCCTGCGCCCGTTCCCATCTCGACAACTCCGTCTTTTCAGTCATGGGCCCATTCTAGGAACGGCCTCGTAGCAAAAGCCATAGCCGCTGCCCGCGTGCCGCAAATGCCGAGAGGCCGGCGACGTATAAAACGCCGTCGGCCTCTCGATATACAAGGTTCCGTCAGGTCAGCTGATCGCCTCGACCACGGGTTCCTTGGCGACAACCGGGAACAGCATCGGGTGCACCCCGGCCATTTCCTCGAGGACTCGGATGACCTGGCAGCTGTAGCCAAATTCGTTGTCGTACCAGACATAGAGGACGGCGTTCTTGCCGTTGGCAATCGTTGCGAGGCCATCGACAATGCCGGCGCGGCGCGAACCCACGAAGTCGCTCGAGACAACTTCGGGCGAGTCGATGTAGTCAATCTGCTTGTGCAGTTCGGAATCCAGCGACATACCGCGCAGGTACGTGTTCAGTTCTTCCTTGGTGGCATCCTTTTCCAGATTCAGGTTCAGGATGGCCATCGAGACGTTCGGGGTAGGAACGCGGATGGCGTTGCCCGTCAACTTGCCTTCGAGCTCGGGCAGAGCCTTGGCGACTGCCTTGGCGGCACCGGTCTCGGTGATCACCATGTTCAGCGAAGCAGCACGGCCGCGGCGCTCACCCTTGTGGAAGTTGTCGATCAGGTTCTGGTCGTTCGTGAACGAGTGCACCGTCTCCACATGGCCGTGGACCACGCCGTACTTGTCGTTGATGGCCTTCAGCACCGGCGTGATGGCATTGGTGGTGCAGGACGCGGCCGTGACGATCTTGTCGTCGGAGGTGATGTCCTTGTGGTTCACACCGTGCACAATGTTCTTCAGGCCGCCCTTGCCCGGGGCCGTCAGTACAACGCGGGAAACACCCTTGCTCTTCAGGTGCTGCGACAGGCCCTCTTCATCGCGCCAGCGGCCGGTGTTGTCCACAACAATGGCGTCGTTGATGCCGTACGCGGTGTAATCAACCGTGGACGGATCGTTGGAGTAGATCACGTTGATCAGCGTGCCGTTGGCGAGGATGGTGTTCTGTTCCTCGTCCACCGAGATTGTCCCCTCGAACGGGCCGTGGACGGAGTCGCGGCGCAGCAGGCTCGCGCGCTTGACGAGGTCATTCTCGGATCCCTTGCGGACCACGATGGCGCGCAGCCGCAGGCCGTGCCCGCCGCCCGAGTGGCCGATCATGATCCGGGCCAGGAGGCGGCCGATGCGGCCGAAACCGTAAAGAACGACGTCGGTGCTGACGCGGGCGTCCGCTCCACGCTTACCGACAATCTCGGCCAACTCTTCCCGCAGGAAGTCCTTCAGTTCGCTGCCCGCGGCTTCGGTCTTGAACTTAGCCAGCAAGCGGGCCAGATCGACAGAGCCGGCACCGAGGTCCAGCTCGGTCAGTGCCTGCAGCACCGGGAAAGTTTCTTCCAGCGGCAGTTCGACTTCATCGATCTGCCGGGCAAACCGGTGGGCCTTGAGGATGCCGACTACGGACTGGTTGATCAGGCTTCGTCCGTGGATGGATGTGACCACGTTGTTCTCGCGGTACAGGCGCCCGATCAATGGAATCATCGTTTCGGCAAGTGCCTCGCGATTGATCCACGTATCCAGGGCCGCTTCTGACTTCTGGTTCACAGAATTACCTTCCTACATCAGCCGGACTCTCCCTCGAGACCGGTTGGAACTCGCCGCGCAATCCACGGCGACGCCTGCAACGAAGATCCGTCTACTTCGTGCAGAGCACACAACTTCCGTAACCAGCAGCTGTGTTGAGGACTATGCCCATATCTATTCTAGAGACTCCGGAGGGGCGCTGACTCCAGATACGTGTGAAGTCACTCACAGCCGCGCTGCACGTGGTCGTCACGGGTATTGAAGCGTTGGCTTGAAGGCTACTTGCGTATAGGCGGAACATGTTCGGGGAGTTCAGCGCCCAATAGGACATTCTCGTAGCTGGAGGACAGATGACCGATATCCAAGGCCTGGATGCCCTTGGCCGCCAGCATGTCCGCCGCAACCGTGGCAGCGGGACCAAGCGAAAGTAGAACCAAGTCGCGCCCCGTGTCTTCAATTTCGCCGATGAGACGATCAAGGTCGAAGAATGCGTCCGTTGGCGTGGAGAAAACCTCGGTAACGCTGCTGACATTGTCGAATAGCGCAGGAACCATCTGGAACCGAGACCCCTGTCCAGTCACCACCACAACGTCCCGACCTTCCCACACCGATCGCCAAGCATCCACGGCATCCTGTCCATGATGGTCGAAGAACATCGGCCTGGTTACGTGAGAGTTCCCGAACCGCTCTTGCGATGCGACCAGAGGGCCGACGAAGTGCCATGTTTCCGCGAAAACGATCGACCAATGGAGACCCAGAAATACCTGCGGCATGCCAATCAGCGTATTCTCAGAGGGATCGGTAAGTACACGCTTGAGCGCGACCATGAGTTCAGGCGAGTTCCTATGAAACTTCAGCTTATGCTCGAGCCGATACATTAGTCGGAACTCTCCATCGCCATAGCGTGCGAAACTCCGTCGCTCGTCGCGGAGGGCTTCAATCGTTTCCATGAAACCGAGCTGCCGAGCTTGCATGACTTGGGCGATCTCCTGGCGAATAGGAGCCATAGCAACTCCACGAATATTCTCGACCGCATCGCGGGTGCGCTTGAGCTCGAAAGCGATTTTCGTCAATCGCTCATCGTCTATGGCAGATGTGATCAACTTATTCTGCTCGACAAGCAACTTGTTCTGCCGTTCCAACAGCTTGGCCTGTTGTCGCATTACATCGAGCTTCTCTGCCGCAGCACCCGTCATGAAACGTTTCAAACGCTTGAGACCTGCCACTATTCCCCCTTGCCAACGACTGTTCCAGGCACGGTTGTGCCGAGCC belongs to Arthrobacter crystallopoietes and includes:
- the mptB gene encoding polyprenol phosphomannose-dependent alpha 1,6 mannosyltransferase MptB, giving the protein MTANMPATDPSTPAGGEEGPGRSAKSIIEGTVGSFMMFFGSLGVGWLASVSDLRRWPLLIWLRIEPEGVVVSVVLLALGGMLMIRSWLRLGQQFTVWGAEARKATYTAIAAWGAPLALSIPLFSRDVYAYIAQGKVMVNNLNPYVDGYDQLSNYLQTGADDLWARSPTPYGPIFLWMEEFVVWLTGGHPEYSIIFFRIIALAGAAMCIYYGPKLAELHGINPNRALWLACANPLFLTTFIASIHNDALMLGLALGGLYLAATKKPLLGVLLVTLSIGIKPITIIFLPFIGLLWAGRGASWGRKFGFWALTAGLSFGLLGILGLMNGFGFGWVGALSTPGSVWIWYAPIGLLGAVLGGIGGAFSFDGELITWLVHKAGTVASIGVVLYLMFRGKHDRIVRRLALALAAVVFLAPMIQAWYVVWLLPLFAATGIRNDWQVKTVYSVTSFLMVYAIADQLDIFPYIEFDLGAARLLAAFVAVAFAVYLVFFDPKTRTLFRKKYEDPADNRLF
- the orn gene encoding oligoribonuclease, translating into MPISNEHIVWIDCEMTGLDLEADALIEVAVLVTDSELNVLGEGVDVVIKPSDESVTQMNDFVREMHTTSKLLDELPHGMTMTEAEDKVMEYITAWVPEPRKAQLAGNSVGTDRNFLARDMPKVIDFLHYRIIDVSTIKELSRRWFTRAYFQSPAKSGGHRALGDIKDSINELRYYRQAVFVPSPGPDSATAKKIAAEITQSAVL
- the def gene encoding peptide deformylase translates to MPVRPVTITGEPVLHRRAAAVTEFDDDLRDLVEDMYETMDAAHGVGLAAPQIGVGLRLFTYEFANDDGVPARGVVINPSLTLSKISGADPDPEEEIEGCLSVPGLSYPLKRAEWARVQGFDVDGQPMDFEATGWFARVMQHEYDHLDGKLYIDRLNDRWGRRARKHIKNEGWAKEGLTWMPGVDPDPFGH
- a CDS encoding glyceraldehyde-3-phosphate dehydrogenase; protein product: MNQKSEAALDTWINREALAETMIPLIGRLYRENNVVTSIHGRSLINQSVVGILKAHRFARQIDEVELPLEETFPVLQALTELDLGAGSVDLARLLAKFKTEAAGSELKDFLREELAEIVGKRGADARVSTDVVLYGFGRIGRLLARIMIGHSGGGHGLRLRAIVVRKGSENDLVKRASLLRRDSVHGPFEGTISVDEEQNTILANGTLINVIYSNDPSTVDYTAYGINDAIVVDNTGRWRDEEGLSQHLKSKGVSRVVLTAPGKGGLKNIVHGVNHKDITSDDKIVTAASCTTNAITPVLKAINDKYGVVHGHVETVHSFTNDQNLIDNFHKGERRGRAASLNMVITETGAAKAVAKALPELEGKLTGNAIRVPTPNVSMAILNLNLEKDATKEELNTYLRGMSLDSELHKQIDYIDSPEVVSSDFVGSRRAGIVDGLATIANGKNAVLYVWYDNEFGYSCQVIRVLEEMAGVHPMLFPVVAKEPVVEAIS
- a CDS encoding GT-D fold domain-containing glycosyltransferase: MAGLKRLKRFMTGAAAEKLDVMRQQAKLLERQNKLLVEQNKLITSAIDDERLTKIAFELKRTRDAVENIRGVAMAPIRQEIAQVMQARQLGFMETIEALRDERRSFARYGDGEFRLMYRLEHKLKFHRNSPELMVALKRVLTDPSENTLIGMPQVFLGLHWSIVFAETWHFVGPLVASQERFGNSHVTRPMFFDHHGQDAVDAWRSVWEGRDVVVVTGQGSRFQMVPALFDNVSSVTEVFSTPTDAFFDLDRLIGEIEDTGRDLVLLSLGPAATVAADMLAAKGIQALDIGHLSSSYENVLLGAELPEHVPPIRK